The Candidatus Vicinibacter proximus sequence ACAAATTTAGCGTCCACGTTTACAGCGGGTGAGATTACCGGTAATTCATATTTGTTTGCTGAAATTACAGATTTGTCACCCATGTCTCTCGGTCCTTCAATGACCCAATCACCTGCATGTTTATGATCAAACCTACATTCATTGCAAATAAACTCCTCTACCTCTCCAAATTTATCCTTTCTCGCAGTAGTTCTGATGATGTCATCTCCCTTCATCCACAAAACTGTCTTGCCGGAACACTTGGTGCAGGAACGATGGGCATTGAATGGTTTAGAAAACCACACCCTCTGTTTGAAGCGGTAAGTCTTATCAGTTAATGCGCCTACCGGACAAACATCGATGATGTTTCCGGAAAAATCCTTGTCTATTGCATTTTGTATATAAGTGCTGATCTCTGATACATCTCCACGGTTAAGCACGCCGTGCACCCTGGTGTCTGTCAATTGCTCCGCAGCATAAACACAGCGGTAACAGAGTATGCATCGAGTCATGTGAAGCTGCACATAAGGTCCAATGTCTATCTTATTGAATTCTCTTCTTCCTTCTTCATACCTGGTTTGTTCCCTTCCGTGTTCGTATGAAAGATTTTGTAAATCACACTCACCTGCCTGATCACATACCGGACAATCCAAAGGATGGTTTATCAATAAAAATTCAACTACCCCATTTCTGGCTTCCATCACTTCCGGTGAAGTCTCATTTTCAACCACCATACCATGCTCCACCTGCGTGAGACAGCTGGCCATGAGCTTAGGCATTGGCCTTGGATTGGCTTCAGATCCCTGTGCCACCTTAACAAGGCAAACTCTGCATTTTCCACCTGTGTTTTTAAGAGGTGTGTAATAACACATTGCGGGAGGATAATGCTCTCCTATCATGCGCGCAGCTTGTAATATAGTTGTGCCCTTAGGAACTTCTATACTGCGACCATCTATCGTTACTTTCAATAAATCGCTCATATCTTTAGCTTCTTAGCTTTTTTCTTCCGTCGGCTTCAGCCAACAAAATTTTATAAACTATTATTTATTTCCAAATGATTGAATCGCCTTTTCCTTTGAATAAGCGAATTCATTTTTTTTAATTAATGCGCATGCACCAACTCCCGATGCAAATGTTTTTTCACACATGAATCAGGATTGCGCACATGCTCTTCAAACTCCGCTCTGAAATGCCTTATCGCACTGGCTACCGGCCACGCAGCGGCTTCCCCAAGCGGACAAATGGTTTTTCCTTCAATTTTCTTTGCAACATCAACCAGCAGGTCTATATCCGACATTTTGCCATGGCCATGTTCTATCCTGTGCAATACTTTTTCCATCCACCCGGTTCCTTCCCGACAAGGGCTGCACTGCCCACAGGATTCGTGGTGATAAAAACGAGTAAAATTCCAAAGATTTCTAACGATGCATTGTTGATCGTCAAACACAATAAAACCTCCTGACCCAAGCATGGTACCCGTTACAAATCCTCCATCACTCAGGGATTCATATGTCATCAATCTCTTTTCGTTATTGGCTGTGGTAAGAATCAATTCGGCAGGCAATATCGGTACCGAACTTCCACCCGCTACGACGGCTTTTAGCGCACGCCCATTGGCTATACCTCCACAATATTCCTCACTGTTAAGAAATTCCTCCACGGAAAGTCCTAATTCAATTTCATATACTCCCGGCTTGCTAATATTCCCACAGGCAGAAATAAGCTTTGTTCCGGTGCTTTTTCCAATCCCAATCGCAGCATAGGCGTCTCCACCATTGTTAACGATCCATGGAACGTCTGCAATGGTTTCCACATTATTCACTACCGTAGGACATCCGTACAATCCCCAGACCGCCGGAAAA is a genomic window containing:
- a CDS encoding (2Fe-2S)-binding protein encodes the protein MSDLLKVTIDGRSIEVPKGTTILQAARMIGEHYPPAMCYYTPLKNTGGKCRVCLVKVAQGSEANPRPMPKLMASCLTQVEHGMVVENETSPEVMEARNGVVEFLLINHPLDCPVCDQAGECDLQNLSYEHGREQTRYEEGRREFNKIDIGPYVQLHMTRCILCYRCVYAAEQLTDTRVHGVLNRGDVSEISTYIQNAIDKDFSGNIIDVCPVGALTDKTYRFKQRVWFSKPFNAHRSCTKCSGKTVLWMKGDDIIRTTARKDKFGEVEEFICNECRFDHKHAGDWVIEGPRDMGDKSVISANKYELPVISPAVNVDAKFVSE
- the nuoF gene encoding NADH-quinone oxidoreductase subunit NuoF encodes the protein MGKKILLEHVAVPGIHTLEVYRKMGGYESVRKALKEMTPDGVVEEVKKSGLRGRGGAGFPTGMKWSFLDKKSDKPRYLVCNADESEPGTFKDRYLMERIPHLLIEGMITSSFALGARTSYIYVRGEMMYVIRILEKAIAEAYAAGFLGKNILGSDYSLDLHVQPGGGAYICGEETALLESLEGKRGNPRNKPPFPAVWGLYGCPTVVNNVETIADVPWIVNNGGDAYAAIGIGKSTGTKLISACGNISKPGVYEIELGLSVEEFLNSEEYCGGIANGRALKAVVAGGSSVPILPAELILTTANNEKRLMTYESLSDGGFVTGTMLGSGGFIVFDDQQCIVRNLWNFTRFYHHESCGQCSPCREGTGWMEKVLHRIEHGHGKMSDIDLLVDVAKKIEGKTICPLGEAAAWPVASAIRHFRAEFEEHVRNPDSCVKKHLHRELVHAH